The region tagtagggacaactcccttgctaaacaaccagataggcatttctcaaaacaaaaacatgacatggcatgacattccctttgcaaaccttattttcctcaaaaacgtatttgaatCACAAATCACTTTtctgtcaaggtcgagcatcaattcacatcacatcaacaatGCCAAGCAATTTATAATATCACTCAATAAATTAACACATAGCACCTCATAATATGCGCAacaacactttcactttgatcacaTATCTCGCCTCATCATTggaatgaatataataaatcaatcacacataacatgatactcaaaccgatatattaaaacgaaagctcttgaaaacacttagttcgaaagcccacctcgatcgtttAAAGCCTTAACTCCTCTTTTCATTCCATTCCCGACACATGTATATGCAAAACTTcatctatttaatttttctaaatTTGCATTCCCTATTTTGACTTCAATTTTAGATAATCCTTCCTTAACTCCATGCTTCCCCTCTTTCAATTATCCATCGAGGTCCCGAGCTTCCTATCTTTTTCGGCCTAAAACTAACTAGCTCCCtcctccattttatttttcatatcagctcaaataataaaaaatggctGCCCAATACATTTGAAAcacttgaattaattaattatcccaATGAATAAGACAGCCACGCTCTACAAAATCAAATTCCTCTTTCCCAAAATTTTGAGCAGCAAATTCCCTTCTCTCCCTATCTCCTCGCAACCTCCGTCTCTCATCTCTCTTGAATCAAAATCAGGAAAATTCCCAAATTGATAAACCCCTTTCCTTCTTCACCAAATCGGACTCTCTTTCAAAAAAGATTTCTGAATTACACATCCCTGCTACATCTATCTTCTACTCGCCGCTGCCTCTGTCAAAACACCGCTGCAACCTCCATCCGGCCAGCTCCATCGGTCGCTGTTGCTGTTGTCCGCTCTAAGTCGCCGTCGCTGCCCACTGATTCGCCCTTCCTCCGTCGCAGCTCCACATTAGTTCAGCTCGGAGTGGATCCCATTCTGCCGCTGCACTTCCGCCGGTCACTTGCCGCGACGCAGCAGGAGCTTCTGCTGTTCGTCATTGTTCGCTCTCTCTCTCCGTGTCAATTCGCCGCTGCTGGGATTGCCATAGCCGTGTCACCCCTTTTTCTCCCCTCATCTCTCGGTTTCTTCTCTCCAAAATTGGATTTGTGATTGTTGTCTAGGGTTTTCAAAGAAATAGAGTAAAGACTGTTTATTATTGTGTGACCGGcaataccgacgaatagtccagagaccactaaggtggcatgacCGGCAACTATTGCCTaagcttttaccataaatattagcatcttgaaattctgtttttgttttgaaactccttctagggaaggtcgtacgccactaacaaaattccatagctatcttataaatatgtttaaacacatgaacttgcaatttcacaggattatggctcccactagggagggtcgcgataatattagaaacatgcttcTAGTTTAAACAAATTACtgttaagaagtctaatctaatgaacttgctatttcgtagaaTTATTGCTCCTACTAAgatgggtcgcgataatattagaaattgcTTCATGTATAGACTAATTTATGGAGACCGTATACAACACACTGTTGTAATTGgggcttagtcattttaaacatggtttttgcataattatcacaaaagtagataaggcagataatccactttaAACAGATAAtcaccaaataaatagataaatccatttacttcatggtaattaatcacactggataattattttaattatttaataaatctaggaagatttacttaaataattaattcttaccttatccaaaataggaatttcaGAGTCGATGAGAGttatcttggataatggttGTCCAAATTactttaggatttatctagatagaattgaATTTATCTAGatcctcttaggattattctagattttaaaTGGATAAAATCAAATACTAAATTTTACTCTAGACATAATTTAActtactaacttgatcaagaaaattttaactactgggtcaagtgaatttcagactgaaaattaactacgtgaaacagtaaacaccacgatgaaaacgaaagcaactttgattaaaactaaactcgGAACaatacagcgtgaaatttaaactaagctaacactttggaaaatacgaaagcaagtaagaccgaggagatcctcggcgggatACTTAAGAATACCCCGACaaatatcaagtattctgcagcgctccttcgatcaccctttctaactaagcattactttatctaagctatctacagaactgaactaaactagagagctaagctaaactaaactaaagacggaaagtaaaggatcggatctctttaatgtggtggcacatcctctatttataggcacgacctccagctggataacgatcttggcagggaatattcgctcatgctgagtgtgagcgactcatcgattgctacgtgctctccttctagaatgacgatgcttttcagtaacagattcatgactcagttcCGTCCTTGCgactcatatatcagcacgtgtccccttctagaacgttgtccttgctaacagaatgatgcgcaccatccagctcattgcctcgcgtgtccttcttctggaagcctgtggtcccctccttgcttgcttggttactccccttgatcaactcccccgatatCTGGTCTCTTTTcacctattgtacttgcttgatcagtttagccttgttgccttggtcaagcggcattcctgcacatttaacacttgctttgcgtcgataaactgatcaagtagcgtacattttacccctaaaccgatgcatgaaatgagccttttCATAATACGCTTTTCAGAATACTCTGTCTGTTGAGATCTCTACGACTCTTCGCATACAGGCGCACCTTTTCAGAATGCCAGGTGGCAaagcttctccgatacgcttcctccttctctctaagaCGTCCTTTCATTGCGACAGTTGGCGCCGCCCGACACCTCACTAATGACTGCACACGTCCTATCACCTGCCATTTtcaactcaatcactgtaccgccaattaaattcaaattgtacTGATCAAGTTGACAATAAAATCTAGATGAAAACTCACATAAtttcacttgatcagtttatgtcctccacttccgacttttaataataaaaaaacaacacactaaaaattatttacactAACAAGGACTTGACCGGGTACCCctgggatgtcacttgatcagttttaatagattaagaatttattgcttgatcaagcagattacccatgagtacccgatcaTTTCTTTTACCTGCTTACTGTCGAGAGttaggcatgagtagtggaatgtcgtccaccaTAAATGCCTTCATTCCTTCTCTGTACGGCTTCACCCTGTGACCAttcaccatgaaggaaggcgAATCTGGATCGCTCTCCTGAAGTTCGATTGCTCCATTCGTTCGGATGGCGATAATGGTATAAGGCCCTATCCACCTTGACCTAAGCTTCCCTGGCATCAATTTCAGTCTGGATTGGAACAGTAGTACCCTCTGGCCCACCTTAAGTTCCTTCTTGCAAAGGTTCTTATCGTGCCACATCTTAGTCTTTTCCTTGAACCACATGGCAGAGTCATACGTATCCAGACGGAGCTCTTCAAGCTCTTGTAGCTGCATTCTCCTCTCTGCAACTCTAGCCTCggtattcatattcatttcctCGACTGCCCAGTAAGCTTGATGCTCCACTCCCAccggcagatggcacatctCCCCAAATACCAGCCGGTATGGGGTCATTCCGATAGGTATTTTGAAtgctgtcctgtaagcccagAGTGCGTCCTCCAGACGAcagctccagtctttcctcgtggGATTGACCGTCTTTTCTAAAATAGCCCTGATTTTTCAATTTGATACTTCGGCTTGGCCATTGGACTACGGGTGGTAGGGTGTGGAGAGgcggtggtggactccatatgttctcatcaaggcttcgatggttCTGTTGACAAAGTGAGTTCCTTGGTCCGATATAATAGCCCGTGGCACCCCATAGCGGTTAAATATATTCGACTTTAAGAACTTCGCCATTTCTCTGGACTCACATGTCCTTGTTTCCTTTgcctcgatccacttggacacatagtccaccgCTACTAAGATATAGAGATTACCTTCAGAAGATGGGAAAGGTCCCAtaaaatccattccccatacatcaaatatttcacaGACAATAATGGGGACCTGAGGCACCTCTTGCAGAACTCATAAGCATCTCTATGGATGGAAGGCCAGTAGAATCCGCTGTCCAGTATTTTCCTTGCTGTTTTCTTTATTCCAAAGTGACCACCACAAGCCACTGCGTGGCAATGGACCATCACATCTTCTTGCTCCCAGTCTGGTATACAGCGTCGGATTACTTGATctgctcccattttccacaggtaaggatcatcccaatagaagtatcgggAGTCGCTTTTAAGCTTTAGCTTTTGTACCCTTGTAGCTTCATCACTTCCAGGTAGTTCACCTGTCACCAAGTAGTTGGCCATGTCTGCAAACCATGGCTCTTTCCGCGTGTGTTGCCCCTTGCTTCCTTGCTCGGCTTGATCAACCTCTTCCACTTGGTTGACCCACGGTCGGTAAGATGTTGACTTGATCAGGTAGAGGTGCTCCTCAGGGAATGCGTCTGGAATAGCTTCATCATTATCTTCTTGTAAAATTCGTCTTAAGTGATTCGCCACTCTGTTCTCGCATCCCTTCTTATCGACTGCCTCCCAGTCGAATTCTTGTAAGAGGAGGACCCATCTGATTAGTCTTGGCTTTGATTCTTTTTTAGCCAACAAGTACTTGATCGcagcatggtcagtataaactaTCACTTTGGACCCCAGCAGGTATGGCCTGAATTTCTCAAATGCGAAAACCACcgatagcatctccttttcggtcacGTCATAGTTCTTCTGTGCCTGATTCAATGTTTTTGACGCGTAGAAGATGACGTAACTCTTTCCTTCAATTTTCTAACCTAATAATGTCCCCACAATATAGTCGCTAGCATCGCACATTacctcaaaggggtgattccagtcgggGGCCCGTATTATCGGAGAACTTATCAATCTGTCCTTAAGAAATTGGAACGCGGCCTTGCAGGCATCAGAGAAttcaaactccacatcgttcTGGAGAAGCTTCGTCAGAGGCTGGGCTATCATTGCGAATTCCTTGATAAACCTTCTATAGAGCCCAGCGTGGCCTAAAaaggctctgatctccttcTAATTTGTAGGATACGGCAGCTTTGCAATGACCGGCACCTTTGCTGGGTCGACCTCTATTCCCCTGCTCGACACTACATGGCCCATGACTATTCCTTCAGTAACTATAAAATGGCATTTTTCGAAATTCAGCACCAAGTCCTTTTGGCGGCATCTTTCCAATACCCTGTTCAAGCTACGCAGCCCTTGATCAAAGTCGTCCCCATAGACAGTaaagtcgtccatgaagatctcaatgcAGTCTTCCAACAGGtcagagaagatgctcatcatgcatctttggaaagtgCCCGGGGCATTGCAGAGGCCAAACaacatcctcctgtaagcgtaaGTGCCAAAGGGGCAGGTAAACGTCGTCTTCTCTTTGGTCATCTGGATTTACAGCTATTTGGAAGTAGCCACTATAACCATCCAAAAAGCTGAAGTACTGCTTCCCTGCCAATTTCTCCAACATTTCATCAATGAATGGCAGAGGGAAATGATTCTTCTTTGTAGCTTGGTTCAGCTTCctgtaatctatgcacatcctccaccccgAGACCGGCCTAGTCGGAATcaactcatttttttcatttttcacgaCTTGGATTCCTCCTTTCTTGGGcaccatgtgtactgggctgACCCAGTTACTATCTGGAATGGAGTAGATAATTCTGATCGATACCAACTTGACATTTccttgaacacttcttccctcatgttggggttgagtttccgTTGTTGGTCGCGGTGTGGCTTGGCTCCTTCTTACAGTCGGATGTGGTGCATACACAAGTCTGGGCTGATGCCCACCAAATCTGCCAGCTTCTAGCCGATAGCCTTCTGATTCTTTCTCAACACTTTCAACAATTTGTCTTCCTGCCCCTGGGTCAACTGACTGTTGATGATGACGGTCATTGTTTCTTCCTCCCCAGGTAGGCGTACTTAAGATGTGTTGGAAGGGGTTTTAACTCCTTCGCGGGCTTTGGCTCTTCAGTAGGCAGAGGATTTTCTGCCACTTCTTTTTCCAGTGGCTTGTCTTGATCAAGCCGCTTTGCTAGACTAGATACTTGAGCTGTCCCACTTGACCCAGCTGGCTTCGGGCGCTCACAGAAATCCGTTATTGCTTTTGCAATGGCCTGGTCGTCCATCTCTCCGACCTTCATGGTATCATACCACTCTTCTACTTCTTTCTCGACCTCCTCGTCTACAGCGGAGTCAGTAAACTACCTCTTTAGGAATTCTTCCTCCAAAAATTCTTATACTAAGGGTTCCGTCACATCTACCGAGTATATGTTCTCGTTATCGGCTGgcctcttcatggcttcatctaTATTGAACGTGAACTGTGCTCCATTGAAGTCCAAGCTTATCGTCCCATTACGGACGTCTATAATGGTGCTAGCCGTAGACAAGAACGGTCGTCCTAGTAGGACTCCACTCGACTTCCTTGCCGCTGGCTCCGTCATCTTGATTACGAAAAAATCGGCTGGGTACAGAAAGTTATTCACCTTCACAATAACGTCTTCCAGAATTCCTTCAGGGTGAATACACGACCTGTCGGCCAACTGGATCATTATGTCAGTGTTAATGAGCTTGGACGCTCCCAGCTTCTCATTGATAGTATATGGCAGCACATTGATGGATGCCCCGAGATCGCACATCGCGTGCTCTACTT is a window of Salvia splendens isolate huo1 chromosome 3, SspV2, whole genome shotgun sequence DNA encoding:
- the LOC121796802 gene encoding uncharacterized protein LOC121796802; this encodes MTPYRLVFGEMCHLPVGVEHQAYWAVEEMNMNTEARVAERRMQLQELEELRLDTYDSAMWFKEKTKMWHDKNLCKKELKVGQRVLLFQSRLKLMPGKLRSRWIGPYTIIAIRTNGAIELQESDPDSPSFMVNGHRVKPYREGMKAFMVDDIPLLMPNSRQ